The DNA sequence GTAAAAACCATTGTCGGCCACTATTTGGGCGGCAAAGGAATTATCATCCATTTTGGCATTTTCAAAATCTTTGCCAATACTTGATTCAAAGAATTCATCAAGAAAATACTCGATGCCGTTGGTAGTCGATACAAAGAGTATACTCGATTCGTTCGCCAATGAAGCTATGGCGGTCTTGTAAGCTGTGCTTTTATCAAAAGTGGCCCCGCTTACATAGTTGCTGATAATGGTCTGCAGCGTTTCTTGTGCTTCTGAAAAAACAAAGGCATTTTCAATGACCGTACAGAAATTGACCTCTATATTTCTTACCAAAGGGGCAAAGGCCTCTGAAAGCCATTTTGAATCGCTCAATCTTAGAATTTCTTTTCCTTGGTAATTGGTCGTCCCTATTTTTTTTGATTCGACAAAGGTCGAAAGATTCTCTGTGCCAAACGTATTGAGCACAATGGCCTTTTTTGATGTCGTAAAGATGAGTCCGACCTCTTCTACCGCATTGAAAAGCGTGTCGAGCGATTGAACTTTTTCGAGATAATCATTTTGGTTTTGTGCAAATTGTCCATAATCGTTAAAGGTGTACGATAATATGGCAGAGGCATTTAAGGGTGCCAAGGCCGCGGTTCGATTGGTCAATGGGGTCGTATTTTCAAATAGCTTGACCCGGTTATTGGTGCTATCGGTTGCCAGGGTAACCCCTCTAAAACCTAAAAAGTCTTGATTTGACTGAAAGTCTAGGTACATCCAGTCAGCAAAATTTCTGACACTTTTGGCATCCTTGTCCACAAGCTGGGAGGCAATTAGGTCAGCGCCACTATCAAAATCAAAAAACAGATTGGCCGATTTCTGTTCATCGGCACTTTTGTAAAGCCTTTCCAAGGTCTTGGGCAATTGGTGCGGTCCCTTGGTACGGACCAGATTTTCGGCCAAAAGTTGCGAAGAACTGATCATTATTTTCCCATCTTGAAGAATTTGGTAGAAATTATCTTCGTCAGTCTGATAATGCTTGATGGTGGTACCCTCGTACGAGAGTGTTTCTATGGTTTTTCCATCGATGTCATCCAAAACAAAATCGATCGAGTTTTCTTTTGTGGCCAAAATGAATTCGAAACGCTCTTTGCCGACTTCATAAAATGCCAATAACGACTCTGAATCAAGCGTAAGATTGTCAAGACCTGAAATGGTTTTGTGTATTGCGCCATATAGTGACGTCGATGCCAGACCTGAAAGAAAAGACTGATTCTTCAGCTCACTCTTGAAACCCGTAAAATCATTGATTCTGATAATGAGTGCCGCATTGGGGGGCAAATGGCCGAGCAATGGGTCCAACACTTTTTTTTCTGGGGTACAAGATGCTAAAACGAGCAGCGTGGTAATAAGAAGCGTTCGCAACCTCATCGCAAGAGTTTAGCACAAATGTAGCTTTTTAGAACTCAAGTTTCAATTGCTCAGGGAGTTGTTTGAAACTTTTTCTGTGATATTTGGTCAGGCCAAATTTTCTAATGGCCTCACGGTGTTCTTTTGTAGGATAACCTTTGTTCTGTTTCCAATTGTACATAGGGAATTCTTTGTGCAAACGTGTCATGTATTCATCACGATGGGTCTTTGCCAAAACCGATGCCCCGGCAATGCTCAAGTATTTGCCATCTCCTTTCACAATACATTCATGGGGTATTTTGCCATAGGGTTTGAATCTATTACCATCAACAATGATAAAATTCACTTTGCAGGTCAATTGGTCAAGTGCACGGTGCATGGCCAAAATGGAAGCGTTAAGAATGTTGACCTCATCAATTTCATCAGGAAACACATGGCACACCCCAAATGAGAGGGCATATTTTTCCAGAACCGGACGTAGCGATTCACGCTTGGTCTCGCTCAACTGCTTTGAGTCGGTGAGCACTTCGTTTGTGAAATTTTTAGGAAGAATCAATGCAGCGGCCGTTACAGGGCCTGCCAAGCATCCACGCCCGGCCTCATCGGTGCCCGCCTCTTCGTGCAGTCGATAAAACCTTTTTAATCCACCCAATGTTCAGTTAATTGACCCTAAATTGAAACACCTCTGATGTAGAGGTATTGCCTTGGCTATCTGTTGTGGTCACCGTCCAGTAGTAGGTGTTGCCCGATGTCACGGCCACATCGGCTATACTGGTATCTGTGGTCGTGCCCAATGAATTGGTAGGGTTGGCTTCCGTTCCAAAGAATACCTCATATTGTTCGATATCATCATCGACATCACTGGCCGACCATTCCAATGTAACGGTTGCCGTCGAGGCTAGGTTGGCCCCCCTGGCAGGGTTTACGGCCTCTGCAGGAAAGGGGGCATAGTTTTCTATGCCAGGACCTTCATTGAAAAAACGGAAAGTGGAACTGGTCGCTGTTTCAGTGGTGCCATTTGCCCTAGAAACCACAAACCACTCATAGGGTGTGCCCCGATTGATTGAAAAAGAAGCTTCATTGTTCGCAGTAGTGGTCCTTGAGGCTACTGATGTGTTCAGATTGATGACATTCAGTTCATAGCTATCCGCATTTTGGGCAGCATTCCATCGAAAGGTCACAGAGCTTCTTGTTTCACTGATAACATTCCCTTCGGTACATTCGGTGTTATTTTCAGGAAATACCAACGTAGCCGCTGTAGGAGCCGCCACTGGATCATCAGGGGGTGGACTATCATCACCGTCACCGCCTGAACTACTGCATGCCATTATTATACAGGAAAAAAAGCTTAACACAGCTAGATTGCAAATACCGTTTATCTTCATCTTTTTAAGATTTTGAAATTTAGAAGTGACCTTTCAGTTTTGATGTTCAATAGGTAGAGGCCTTGAGAAAACCCTGAAACATCCATGATGATCTGCCCGTTTTCTGGTCTTATGTCCTTTTTGAATACTATTTTTCCATCAATGTCATAAATCGATGCCCCTACTTGTTCAAACTCGCCTGAACCAAGGTAAACATTCAACGTTCCCGATGAAACAGGGTTTGGATAGATAAAAACCTTCGAACTGAGTAAAATGGTCTCTTCATGACTACCTTGGCAGTCTTTATCAGTTCTTACAGAAAGTACATTCTCTATCTTTTTTAGTGGTAGGGTAATCTCACTTCTAGAAGTGGTAAAGATTTCGTCATTCAAATTAATAAAGTACCGTTCGCCACCAGAAAGAGTCAGGGTTACTTCGCTATTTAAAGAACTTATCTTCGAATTAACAGAGAGCGATTCAGGCTCGGTAATGGTGATGTCAAAGCAACGTTCATATTCAGACTGCCCTTCGACCAAGATGCAAAGTGTATAGTCTCCGGCACTCAAATCGCCAAAACTGGTGGTGTCATTGAAGTCATTCGTGGTGTCGGCCCCGCCCTCATCGGTTAGGGTCGCAATATAATCAAGATTCATGTCTGCAGTGATTTCAACCACGCCATCGTTGTTTGAAATACAGGACTCTCCTATTGTTTTGAGGGCAAAATTGTTGGCTGGTAACGAGAACACTTCACAACCATCGACATCAATTACGGCGCCAGCAGGGGTACTAGGGCATTGGTCGACGGCATTGGGTACACCGTCATTGTCGATATCATCATCACATACATCACCGATACCATCTCCATCCAGATCGTTTTGGTCGGCATTTGCAGTAAATGGGCAATTGTCATCCAAATCAAGAATGCCATCGTTGTCATCATCACTGTCACAAAGATCACCTATGCCATCACCATCATTGTCATCTTGTGCCGCATTGGCCACTAAGGGGCAATTGTCATTTATATCAAGAATACCATCATCA is a window from the Muricauda sp. SCSIO 65647 genome containing:
- a CDS encoding ribonuclease HII → MRLRTLLITTLLVLASCTPEKKVLDPLLGHLPPNAALIIRINDFTGFKSELKNQSFLSGLASTSLYGAIHKTISGLDNLTLDSESLLAFYEVGKERFEFILATKENSIDFVLDDIDGKTIETLSYEGTTIKHYQTDEDNFYQILQDGKIMISSSQLLAENLVRTKGPHQLPKTLERLYKSADEQKSANLFFDFDSGADLIASQLVDKDAKSVRNFADWMYLDFQSNQDFLGFRGVTLATDSTNNRVKLFENTTPLTNRTAALAPLNASAILSYTFNDYGQFAQNQNDYLEKVQSLDTLFNAVEEVGLIFTTSKKAIVLNTFGTENLSTFVESKKIGTTNYQGKEILRLSDSKWLSEAFAPLVRNIEVNFCTVIENAFVFSEAQETLQTIISNYVSGATFDKSTAYKTAIASLANESSILFVSTTNGIEYFLDEFFESSIGKDFENAKMDDNSFAAQIVADNGFYHTNIFVSAIEKTKAAKSVSPLFTLQLDTDLATDPQFVKNHRTNKQEIVVQDQDNHLYLISTDGKVLWKKQLDGKIQGKIHQVDIYKNGKLQLAFTTNDQFLIVDRNGEIVEPFDKTYEGGNLNGLSVFDYDGRKDYRFVVTQGSKVFMYNRKGNIVDGFKYTETESPVITSPKHFRIDKKDYLIFQLQNGELKIRHRAGQERIKVPQKIDFSNNEVFFYKNKFSITDKKGVLHQINTRGKLTTTNFNLNNDHGMYATSKTLALMNDNVLSIKGRKIELDLGVYTAPKIFYIYDKIYVAVTDIQSQKVYLFDSQAKSIANFPVFGSSTIDMADIDSDRKLELVAKDQDNSIIVYKMN
- a CDS encoding ribonuclease HII, coding for MGGLKRFYRLHEEAGTDEAGRGCLAGPVTAAALILPKNFTNEVLTDSKQLSETKRESLRPVLEKYALSFGVCHVFPDEIDEVNILNASILAMHRALDQLTCKVNFIIVDGNRFKPYGKIPHECIVKGDGKYLSIAGASVLAKTHRDEYMTRLHKEFPMYNWKQNKGYPTKEHREAIRKFGLTKYHRKSFKQLPEQLKLEF